A region of Panicum virgatum strain AP13 chromosome 8N, P.virgatum_v5, whole genome shotgun sequence DNA encodes the following proteins:
- the LOC120686492 gene encoding uncharacterized protein DKFZp434B061-like encodes MVAVGADEDEERRMDERPMHQGCMAGFLHLFDRPQILSGRRLHGSPRRLLSSGSSGSATPSERSMPLDRATPAPSSPDRMPPAAPRPSLQLPPLDPKDGAGAGGWAAPSWRLPRLSLDSRAVVDAGGKLRPREVRTAPAPGAPPSPSAAGDDRRSPSVVARLMGLDALPPGQAAAAGDGAHSGAASPAALRRSASERVPRDPSHFRFVDPAFFERPASPLPPLMERPSPAAASAPAAEAAMRRAPDAGCPRAFQRRSRFDAHEVFPEPAKRADPAAAGAHGEIALYGEIERRLRKRGIAEPARDLETLKQILEALQLKGLLHHTPTPPPPVRTAPAPPPPIVVMRPNHRAQPQVQPPARLTPARRLRVDVDRARRPRSPDPSASPARSPASPARRGPRSPQRRVSPVHSPKQQQPPFRRPSGFDSAGARARIARRAAHNAAALSPDDEASTTFSDGGSSSSFSASSRWDLEPQPESRTDRGLLERCGKLLSSIQAFTGGDAAGSDQQPSPVSVLDAAAFLADGDSPSSSSGSKRAIDFSTTSSSVGRAGPKPASDPEDDEWALGTWPEGPEASGDPDYAYVAELVRLFGGARGGRRRDPADVYKAAEQRRRQRGGDPGDTWHQRRLLCGAVGEALERQRAAAACPWDPAAWLRGAELVDHVWAEVRRAGEPAPRTAEDEDDEEDLNAVTCRAIRRDMAADEGRWAATRQRWVSGAEAAEAVLQIERLVFRDLVADTIRELADAGRLLPRRRLVF; translated from the exons atggtggcggtgggtgcggacgaggacgaggagcgGCGGATGGACGAGCGGCCCATGCACCAGGGCTGCATGGCGGGGTTCCTCCACCTCTTCGACCGCCCACAGATCCTCTCCGGCCGCCGGCTCCacggctcgccgcgccgcctcctgtCCTCGGGCTCCAGC GGGTCGGCGACGCCGTCGGAAAGGTCGATGCCGCTGGACcgggcgacgccggcgccgtcgtcgccggacaggatgccgccggccgcgccgaggCCGTCGCTGCAGCTGCCTCCACTGGACCCCAAGGACGGCGCCGGGGCGGGCGGCTGGGCCGCGCCGTCGTGGCGGCTGCCGCGGCTCTCGCTCGACAGCCGCGCCGTGGTGGACGCCGGGGGCAAGCTGCGGCCGCGCGAGGTCCGGACGGCGCCCgcccccggcgcgccgccgtcgccgtccgcggCGGGCGACGACCGCCGGTCGCCCAGCGTCGTCGCGCGGCTCATGGGCCTCGACGCGCTACCGCCCGgccaggccgcggcggcgggggacggCGCCCACTCCGGCGCTGCGAGCCCGGCCGCGCTGCGGCGGTCGGCGTCCGAGCGCGTGCCGCGGGACCCGTCCCACTTCCGGTTCGTCGACCCGGCCTTCTTCGAGCGGCCGGcgtcgccgctcccgccgctgATGGagcggccgtcgccggcggcggcgtcggcaccGGCCGCGGAGGCGGCGATGCGGCGGGCGCCGGATGCGGGGTGCCCGCGCGCGTTCCAGAGGCGCAGCCGCTTCGACGCGCACGAGGTGTTCCCGGAGCCCGCGAAGCGCGCCgacccggcggccgccggcgcccacggCGAGATCGCGCTCTACGGCGAGATCGAGCGCCGCCTCCGAAAGCGCGGCATCGCGGAGCCGGCCCGGGACCTCGAGACGCTGAAGCAGATCCTGGAGGCGTTGCAGCTCAAGGGCCTGCTCCACCAcacccccacgccgccgccgcccgtccgcaccgctccggcgccgccgccgcccatcgtcGTCATGCGCCCGAACCACCGCGCGCAGCCGCAGGTGCAGCCGCCAGCGCGGCTCACGCCGGCGCGGCGACTGCGCGTCGACGTCGaccgcgcccgccgcccacGGTCGCCCGACCCGTCGGCGTCCCCAGCTCGAAGCCCGGCTTCCCCTGCTCGGCGTGgcccgcgctcgccgcagcGGCGCGTGTCGCCCGTGCACTCtccgaagcagcagcagccgcctttCAGGAGGCCAAGCGGCTTCGACTCcgctggcgcccgcgcccgcattGCCCGCCGCGCGGCGCACAACGCCGCGGCGCTTTCCCCCGACGACGAGGCCTCCACCACCTTCtccgacggcggcagcagcagctcctTCAGCGCGTCGTCCCGCTGGGACTTGGAGCCT cagccggagtcccggacGGACCGCGGCCTGCTGGAGCGGTGCGGGAAGCTCCTGAGCAGCATCCAGGCGTtcaccggcggcgacgcggcggggtCCGACCAGCAGCCGAGCCCGGTGTCCGTGCTCGACGCGGCGGCCTTCCTCGCCGACGGGGActcgccgtcgtcctcgtcggGGTCGAAACGGGCCATCGACTtcagcaccaccagcagcagcgttGGCCGAGCGGGCCCGAAGCCGGCGTCCGACCCAGAGGATGACGAGTGGGCCCTGGGGACGTGGCCCGAGGGCCCCGAGGCGAGCGGCGACCCGGACTACGCCTACGTGGCGGAGCTGGTCCGCCTGTTCggtggcgcccgcggcggcaggcggcgggaCCCGGCCGACGTGTACAAGGCCGCGGAGCAGCGGCGCCGCCAGCGTGGCGGCGACCCCGGCGACACGTGGCACCAGCGCAGGCTGCTGTGCGGCGCGGTGGGGGAGGCCCTGGAGCGgcagcgcgcggccgcggcgtgccCCTGGGACCCCGCGGCGTGGCTCCGCGGCGCCGAGCTGGTGGACCACGTCTGGGCCGAGGtccggcgcgccggcgagcccgcgCCGCGGACggccgaggacgaggacgacgaggaggacctGAACGCCGTCACGTGCCGCGCGATCCGGCGCGACATGGCGGCGGACGAGGGGCGGTGGGCGGCGACGCGGCAGCGGTGGGTgtccggcgcggaggcggcggaggccgtgctGCAGATCGAGCGGCTGGTGTTCCGGGACCTGGTCGCCGACACCATCCGCGAGCTCGCCGACGCTGGCCGGCTCCTCCCGCGCCGGAGGCTGGTCTTCTGA
- the LOC120686076 gene encoding putative pentatricopeptide repeat-containing protein At3g01580: MPAVTYRYQALKESLAAAITSSSSPHAAADPRRPHALAVVSGLAANGYLASLLVARYARLGDPDAARGVFAAAAAPSSTSPAVPPPKPLLYNAMLRAYLALGLPREAASLFRAMPPGCPRDRHTYHLASTACARAPDPELGRRVGAAAAAAGLASDLLVATALVGMHAEAGDMGAARRVFDGVPRPDAVAWNALIGGYARAGLLGEAVEMFARMRSADGARPTEATLVSLISGYASFGPWRGRGMMHGVVVKSGFHCSLFVSNALLEMYVELGSLSEVVTVFRHMEAKDSVTWSSMIGGLVRNGKPGYAVKLFHWMVLHSKVLVTRSILLNVIMACAELGNWREGKWIEENYVLCNSSEFKRDPSLLTALIYMYAKCGQLGWSESLLHGSAKVRNDVVAWNALIKGCGELGQTEKAIWFAIEMQRMGIDPDAVTFLEILPMISLIPSLKKGMEAHAQIVKRGFHNERMIANSLVSMYGRCGSLSLSIGAFTGIMDKDAISWTSMMQVYAWNGLAAEVVKLFELMKETEVQPNHYTFVAVLSACKNTGLVEKGMGFLKCMKEQYGLDPHIEHISCVVDMLCRTGRLTDAYHLIQNSHSEHAKNPILWGTLLSGSRSWGNLVIGEAAARHLLSLDPKNRANYKMLADIYVSLGRRDNADDVLRLLISRELDLRPGCTWTEGG, from the coding sequence ATGCCCGCCGTGACCTACCGGTACCAGGCCCTCAAGgaatccctcgccgccgccatcacctcctcctcttccccccacgccgccgccgacccccgccgcccccacgcgctcgCCGTCGTCTCCGGCCTCGCCGCCAATGGCTACCTCGCCTCCCTCCTCGTCGCCCGCTACGCCCGCCTCGGCGACCCCGATGCCGCGCGCGgcgtcttcgccgccgccgccgcgccctcctccaCATCCCCCGCCGTGCCACCGCCCAAGCCGCTCCTCTACAACGCCATGCTGCGGGCCTACCTCGCCCTGGGCCTCCCGCGCGAGGCGGCCTCGCTATTCCGCGCCATGCCCCCCGGCTGCCCGCGCGACCGCCACACGTACCACCTCGCCTCCACGgcctgcgcgcgcgccccgGACCCCGAGCTCGGGCGCCGCGTCGGggcagccgccgcggccgccgggctCGCGTCCGACCTCCTGGTGGCCACGGCGCTGGTCGGGATGCACGCCGAGGCCGGGGACATGGGCGCCGCGCGGAGGGTGTTTGACGGAGTGCCGCGCCCGGACGCCGTGGCGTGGAACGCGCTGATCGGCGGGTACGCGCGCGCGGGGCTTCTGGGAGAGGCCGTGGAGATGTTCGCCAGGATGAGGTCCGCGGATGGAGCGCGGCCAACGGAGGCAACACTCGTGAGCTTGATCTCTGGTTATGCCAGTTTCGGTCCTTGGAGGGGCAGAGGCATGATGCATGGCGTTGTGGTTAAGTCTGGCTTCCACTGCAGCCTTTTCGTCTCCAATGCTCTCCTGGAGATGTATGTGGAGTTGGGCTCTTTGAGCGAGGTGGTGACGGTGTTTCGGCATATGGAAGCGAAGGATTCTGTTACTTGGAGCTCGATGATTGGTGGGCTTGTTCGGAATGGAAAACCGGGTTATGCTGTTAAGCTTTTCCACTGGATGGTTTTGCATTCAAAGGTGTTGGTCACACGGTCTATCTTGCTTAACGTGATTATGGCCTGCGCCGAGTTGGGGAACTGGAGAGAaggaaaatggattgaagaaaacTACGTATTGTGCAATAGCAGTGAATTCAAGAGAGATCCCTCTTTATTGACCGCATTGATATATATGTATGCGAAGTGCGGGCAGTTAGGTTGGTCTGAGAGTCTTCTTCATGGTTCTGCCAAGGTTAGAAACGACGTGGTTGCGTGGAATGCCCTGATCAAAGGCTGTGGAGAACTTGGACAAACGGAAAAGGCAATATGGTTTGCAATAGAAATGCAGAGGATGGGCATTGATCCGGATGCTGTTACATTCTTGGAGATCCTACCAATGATCTCGCTAATACCGTCACTGAAGAAGGGAATGGAAGCACATGCTCAGATTGTCAAAAGGGGTTTCCATAATGAACGGATGATTGCTAATTCACTTGTTTCCATGTATGGTCGGTGCGGGAGTCTTAGTCTTTCAATTGGTGCCTTTACTGGGATTATGGACAAGGATGCAATCTCTTGGACTTCTATGATGCAGGTATATGCATGGAATGGACTTGCTGCAGAAGTTGTCAAGCTTTTTGAGTTGATGAAGGAAACAGAAGTACAACCAAATCACTATACTTTTGTTGCCGTCCTGTCTGCCTGTAAAAACACGGGTCTTGTTGAGAAGGGAATGGGCTTTCTTAAGTGCATGAAAGAGCAGTATGGTCTAGATCCTCATATTGAGCATATATCCTGTGTTGTTGATATGCTTTGTCGTACTGGGCGCTTGACTGATGCATACCACTTGATCCAGAATTCTCATTCTGAACACGCAAAAAACCCTATACTGTGGGGGACATTGTTAAGTGGTTCCCGTTCATGGGGGAATTTGGTGATTGGAGAAGCAGCAGCAAGGCATCTTTTGTCCTTGGATCCAAAAAACAGAGCTAACTATAAGATGCTGGCTGATATTTATGTTTCACTTGGGAGAAGGGACAATGCTGATGATGTCTTGAGACTGTTGATCTCAAGAGAACTGGATTTGAGACCAGGCTGTACCTGGACTGAAGGTGGCTAA
- the LOC120686077 gene encoding beta-carotene isomerase D27, chloroplastic-like, translated as MLLAAHAHGAGVRPAAASPPTLPKQRSCCSTRRERGLPAVRAVMARPHQDVAAPPPPAIRKMVTAAPPVTETTTTVYHDSWFDKLAITYLSRNLQEASGLKNGKDGYEGLIEAALTISGLFRVDQQWQTVATALEWAFPSYILTMIKVMMPPSRISREYFAAFTTIFFPWLVGPCEVRESEVDGRKEKNVVYVPKCRFLESTNCVGMCTNLCKIPCQKFIQDSLGTAVYMSPNFEDMSCEMIFGQQPPEDDPALKQPCFRTKCIAKQNRQVNCSI; from the exons ATGCTCCTTGCAGCTCACGCTCACGGCGCTGGcgtccggccggcggcggcgtcaccaCCCACTCTGCCGAAGCAACGGAGCTGCTGCTCCACGAGGAGGGAGCGTGGGCTTCCCGCCGTGCGCGCGGTCATGGCGAGGCCGCATCAGGacgtggccgcgccgccaccacctgccATCAGGAAGATGGTGACGGCAGCGCCACCGGTGacggagacgacgacgacggtgtACCACGACAGCTGGTTCGACAAGCTGGCCATCACATACCTGTCCCGGAACCTTCAAGAAGCTTCCG GGCTGAAGAACGGAAAGGACGGCTATGAAGGCCTGATAGAGGCGGCCCTCACCATCTCCGGGCTGTTCAGGGTTGATCAGCAGTGGCAGACTGTGGCCACCGCTCTGGAATGGGCGTTCCCCAGCTACATCCTCACAATG ATCAAGGTGATGATGCCGCCTTCAAGAATTTCCCGGGAGTACTTCGCAGCCTTCACCACCATATTCTTCCCTTGGCTCGTTGGACCATGTGAG GTCAGGGAATCGGAAGTTGATGGAAGGAAAGAGAAGAATGTGGTCTACGTCCCCAAATGCAG ATTTCTGGAAAGCACCAACTGTGTTGGGATGTGCACGAATCTTTGCAAGATCCCATGCCAGAAATTCATCCAAGATTCACTCGGCACGGCTGTCTACATGTCTCCCA ATTTTGAGGACATGAGCTGTGAGATGATCTTTGGACAGCAACCTCCTGAAGATGATCCAGCACTGAAGCAGCCCTGCTTCCGTACAAAAT GTATTGCAAAGCAGAATCGTCAAGTGAATTGCTCTATTTGA